The Methanoculleus marisnigri JR1 genome window below encodes:
- a CDS encoding flavodoxin family protein — protein sequence MSESAAEKIQTIETPEGTFTLRLVRDDLGKIYPGMIRYTVDVLHGTERVYTYAINTYESGRRSSLFDTRKAAEIVFARLAHDVVSRPHLYTRPRVFTRPLPGTGTADVVILQGSPRRFGNSAKVASWCDDEATRAGLSSRVFYLQEMDIRPCIGCYVCYDQGYCPVEDDMPPIIRALEAASVVVVCTPVYTGTVPAALKAAIDRCQWLHAREKVLGKEVHARGLLIAVAGRRGAEPFICVTHVVDAFMENLGIRPAAPVLIGDLDRARDVETIGGVEDDVRAALSALLAPRDEE from the coding sequence ATGAGCGAGAGCGCGGCGGAGAAGATCCAGACCATCGAGACACCGGAAGGGACGTTCACGCTCAGGCTCGTCCGTGACGACCTGGGGAAGATCTATCCGGGCATGATCCGGTATACCGTCGACGTTCTCCACGGCACCGAGAGGGTCTACACCTACGCGATCAACACCTACGAGAGCGGACGCCGGAGCTCCCTCTTCGATACCCGGAAGGCGGCGGAGATCGTCTTTGCCCGGCTCGCGCACGACGTGGTGTCCCGCCCCCATCTCTACACCCGGCCAAGGGTCTTTACCCGCCCGCTGCCGGGCACCGGCACGGCCGACGTCGTCATCCTGCAGGGGAGCCCGCGCCGGTTCGGGAACTCCGCCAAGGTTGCGTCGTGGTGCGACGACGAGGCCACACGGGCCGGCCTCTCCTCACGGGTATTCTACCTGCAGGAGATGGATATCCGCCCGTGCATCGGCTGTTACGTCTGCTACGACCAGGGCTACTGCCCGGTCGAGGACGATATGCCCCCGATCATCCGGGCGCTCGAGGCCGCTTCCGTGGTCGTCGTCTGCACCCCGGTCTACACCGGCACCGTTCCGGCGGCTCTCAAGGCGGCGATCGACCGCTGCCAGTGGCTTCATGCCAGGGAAAAGGTTCTGGGGAAGGAAGTGCACGCCCGTGGTCTGCTCATCGCCGTCGCGGGACGGCGGGGGGCCGAACCGTTCATCTGCGTCACACACGTGGTCGACGCGTTCATGGAGAACCTGGGCATCCGTCCCGCCGCGCCGGTGCTGATCGGCGACCTCGATCGGGCAAGAGACGTGGAAACGATCGGCGGGGTTGAAGACGACGTCCGGGCGGCGCTCTCCGCGCTGCTTGCTCCCCGAGACGAAGAATAA
- the ilvD gene encoding dihydroxy-acid dehydratase: MRSETVKKGYQRAPNRALLRSLGVTDREMDLPFIGIANAYNNIVPGHLHLRSISQKVQEGVAAAGAVPFEFGTIGICDGIAMGHEGMRYSLPSRENIADAVELMVEAHRFDGLVCVCTCDKIVPGMLMAAVRCNIPAIVVTGGPMLPGYAAGRELSLIDVFEGVGRVAAGTMSEEELGELECAAMPGCGSCQGLYTANTMACVTEALGLSLPGCAAIPAVDAAKLRIARESGERVVGLVREGVRPRDLVTPKSLANAIRVDMALGGSSNTVLHLMAVAREAAVPLDLEAFNAVAEVTPHICHMMPGGPHSMLALYRAGGIPAVLKMLERHLDDAPTVSGRSILEIAKGARVADPDVIRTTDAPVSPAGGLKIVRGSLAPDGAVVKCAAVPEAMWRHRGPARVFDGEGAAMEAILHREIAEGDVLVIRYEGPRGGPGMPEMLSPTSALMGLGYARVALVTDGRFSGGTRGPCIGHIAPEAAVGGPIALVEDGDEIVIDLYAKSLDLAVERATLEERRKTWKPPARRLTGMLARYVQTVEQANLGAVQR; this comes from the coding sequence ATGCGGAGTGAGACGGTTAAGAAAGGCTACCAGCGTGCTCCGAACCGGGCGTTGCTCCGGTCGCTCGGCGTCACCGACCGTGAGATGGATCTGCCCTTCATCGGGATAGCGAACGCGTACAACAACATCGTCCCCGGGCACCTCCACCTCCGGTCGATCTCGCAGAAGGTGCAGGAGGGGGTCGCGGCCGCGGGCGCCGTACCGTTCGAGTTCGGAACCATCGGCATCTGCGACGGGATCGCGATGGGGCACGAAGGGATGCGGTATTCCCTCCCCTCGCGGGAGAACATTGCCGACGCCGTCGAACTGATGGTCGAGGCGCACCGGTTCGACGGCCTGGTCTGCGTCTGCACCTGCGACAAGATCGTTCCCGGCATGCTCATGGCGGCGGTGCGGTGCAACATCCCGGCGATCGTTGTCACCGGCGGCCCCATGCTCCCCGGCTATGCGGCGGGCCGCGAACTCTCCCTCATCGATGTCTTCGAGGGTGTGGGTCGCGTCGCCGCCGGCACGATGAGCGAGGAGGAGCTCGGCGAGCTCGAGTGCGCGGCGATGCCCGGGTGCGGGAGTTGCCAGGGGCTCTATACCGCAAACACCATGGCGTGCGTGACCGAGGCGCTGGGCCTCTCCCTTCCGGGATGTGCGGCAATCCCTGCCGTCGACGCCGCAAAACTCCGCATTGCCCGGGAGAGCGGGGAGCGGGTGGTCGGCCTTGTCCGGGAGGGCGTCCGCCCGCGGGATCTCGTCACCCCAAAAAGCCTCGCGAACGCGATAAGGGTGGATATGGCGCTCGGCGGGTCGTCGAACACCGTTCTTCACCTGATGGCCGTCGCACGGGAGGCGGCGGTCCCCCTGGATCTCGAAGCCTTCAACGCCGTCGCCGAGGTGACCCCGCACATCTGCCACATGATGCCCGGGGGCCCGCACTCGATGCTTGCCCTCTACCGGGCGGGAGGCATCCCCGCGGTCTTAAAGATGCTCGAGCGTCACCTCGACGATGCCCCGACGGTCTCGGGCCGCTCGATCCTCGAGATCGCAAAAGGCGCGCGGGTCGCCGACCCGGACGTGATCAGGACGACCGACGCCCCGGTCAGCCCCGCCGGCGGCCTGAAGATCGTGCGGGGATCGCTCGCCCCCGACGGCGCCGTCGTCAAATGCGCCGCCGTCCCGGAGGCGATGTGGCGGCACAGGGGGCCGGCACGGGTCTTCGACGGTGAAGGTGCCGCGATGGAAGCGATCCTGCACCGCGAGATCGCGGAAGGCGACGTCCTCGTTATCCGCTACGAGGGGCCGCGGGGAGGGCCCGGGATGCCCGAGATGCTCTCGCCGACATCGGCGCTGATGGGTCTTGGCTACGCCCGGGTCGCCCTGGTGACGGACGGACGCTTCTCGGGCGGCACCCGGGGGCCGTGCATCGGGCACATCGCCCCAGAGGCCGCAGTCGGCGGGCCGATCGCCCTCGTGGAGGACGGCGACGAGATCGTAATCGACCTCTACGCGAAAAGCCTCGATCTCGCCGTGGAGAGAGCGACCCTCGAGGAGCGGCGGAAGACCTGGAAACCGCCGGCACGCCGGCTTACCGGTATGCTCGCCCGCTACGTGCAGACCGTCGAGCAGGCAAACCTCGGCGCCGTCCAGAGGTAA
- the cobA gene encoding uroporphyrinogen-III C-methyltransferase: MTGKAYLVGSGPGGLGLMTIRAREVIDSADVILYDQLPGEEILATLPRDAELVDCGKYGGSHTLEQDEIEALMVERVRAGKTVVRLKGGDPFLFGRGGEEVETLREHGIAVEVVPGVTSAIAVPEMVGIPVTHRKYASQATFITGHEDPTKPESALDWEVLARVKGTLVILMGVKNLPAIAAALTANGKDPATPVAIIERGLRPDQRVTVGTLADIADKARTAGVRPPAVIVIGGVVELYEGFER, translated from the coding sequence ATGACAGGAAAAGCGTATCTCGTGGGGTCCGGCCCGGGCGGGCTCGGCCTCATGACGATAAGGGCCCGCGAGGTGATCGACAGTGCGGACGTGATCCTCTACGACCAGCTCCCGGGCGAGGAGATCCTTGCAACCCTCCCGCGGGACGCCGAGCTCGTCGACTGCGGGAAGTACGGCGGCAGCCACACCCTCGAGCAGGACGAGATCGAGGCGCTGATGGTCGAGCGGGTCAGGGCAGGCAAAACGGTCGTGCGCCTGAAAGGCGGCGACCCCTTCCTCTTCGGCCGCGGGGGAGAGGAGGTCGAGACCCTCCGGGAGCACGGCATCGCCGTCGAGGTGGTGCCGGGAGTCACGAGCGCCATCGCCGTCCCGGAGATGGTCGGCATCCCGGTCACCCACCGGAAATATGCGTCGCAGGCGACGTTCATCACCGGCCACGAAGACCCCACGAAACCCGAGTCCGCCCTCGACTGGGAGGTTCTGGCCCGGGTGAAGGGGACCCTCGTCATCCTGATGGGCGTAAAGAATCTCCCGGCCATCGCGGCGGCCCTCACCGCGAACGGCAAGGACCCCGCAACCCCGGTCGCGATCATCGAGCGGGGGCTCCGGCCGGACCAGCGCGTGACGGTCGGGACACTTGCGGATATCGCCGATAAAGCCCGCACCGCAGGCGTCCGGCCCCCGGCAGTGATCGTCATCGGCGGGGTTGTGGAACTGTATGAGGGGTTTGAGAGGTGA
- a CDS encoding DUF7544 domain-containing protein has product MAEDTYAFSRLDGAFQRTKSLLWPIKWGVWLRLALIALFVGGGVSIPNTSGYDFGEGDLPPGFAESLPDIAPLIVAFVLVVLAIALIWWIIGTVLQFVFVDMLRAGDIHIRPFFGERLGKGVRLFLFQVALTLILILAMMAFILMLIGIGGAGIGGAALILVFIPIILVAALLFGIVFLLTTDFVVPIMIHEDCGVIEGWRRLFATISGQYWQIVVYIVTRLVLGLVAAIAQAVVIILALLIIAIPFVLVGIVLLAAIQANIVLLLALLIPYLVIAIPVALLIAVPFVTFFRYYGLLVLEGLAPEYRLLPE; this is encoded by the coding sequence ATGGCTGAAGATACGTATGCATTCAGCAGACTGGATGGTGCCTTCCAGCGCACCAAAAGCCTGCTCTGGCCCATAAAATGGGGCGTCTGGCTCCGCCTGGCCCTGATTGCGCTCTTCGTGGGAGGGGGCGTAAGTATCCCGAACACCTCCGGGTATGACTTCGGAGAGGGCGACCTCCCCCCCGGCTTCGCGGAGTCCCTCCCCGATATCGCGCCGCTCATTGTAGCGTTCGTCCTCGTCGTGCTTGCGATCGCTCTCATCTGGTGGATCATCGGCACGGTGTTGCAGTTCGTCTTCGTCGACATGTTGCGGGCGGGTGACATCCACATCAGGCCCTTCTTCGGAGAGCGGCTCGGAAAAGGAGTGCGGCTCTTCCTCTTCCAGGTCGCCCTCACGCTGATCCTGATCCTCGCCATGATGGCGTTCATCCTCATGCTTATCGGTATCGGGGGGGCGGGTATCGGCGGTGCTGCACTCATCCTCGTGTTCATCCCGATCATCCTGGTCGCGGCCCTCCTCTTCGGGATCGTCTTCCTCCTGACCACCGACTTCGTCGTCCCGATCATGATCCATGAAGACTGCGGGGTCATCGAGGGGTGGCGGCGGCTTTTCGCGACGATTTCCGGCCAGTACTGGCAGATCGTCGTCTACATCGTCACCAGGCTCGTGCTTGGCCTCGTCGCCGCGATCGCGCAGGCGGTCGTGATCATCCTCGCACTGCTGATCATCGCGATACCCTTCGTGCTCGTCGGGATCGTGCTCCTCGCCGCAATCCAGGCGAACATCGTGCTGCTCCTCGCGCTCCTGATCCCCTACCTCGTCATCGCCATCCCGGTCGCGCTCCTGATCGCGGTGCCGTTCGTCACGTTCTTCCGGTACTACGGGCTGCTGGTGCTCGAGGGGCTCGCTCCGGAGTACCGTCTCCTCCCCGAATAA
- the hemC gene encoding hydroxymethylbilane synthase translates to MSLRIGTRGSALALAQTNKVVGMLADRGIEAEVVTIATEGDTATGVPLHAIGGQGVFVRALDDAILRGEIDAAVHSMKDIPAARPAGLVCCAVLERDSPADFLVHECPLDAVSVIGSSSTRRCAQLLRDAPALEVKQLRGNVDTRLRKLREGQYDAIVLAEAGLQRLGLTLPGEPLPTDRFVPSPNQGTIAVVCRDDPAVAGAFAALDHAPTRLDVEIERAVMEEVGGGCFTPQGIYCRNGNLIAEVLALDGSRWERIERHVATVGEAREWGRALRVQAASLIREAHAALGIKP, encoded by the coding sequence ATGTCTCTTCGCATAGGCACACGGGGAAGCGCTCTCGCGCTTGCGCAGACGAACAAGGTGGTCGGCATGCTCGCCGACCGGGGCATCGAGGCGGAGGTCGTCACGATCGCGACCGAGGGCGACACCGCGACCGGGGTCCCGCTCCACGCCATCGGGGGGCAGGGGGTCTTCGTCCGGGCACTCGACGACGCGATCCTCCGCGGCGAGATCGACGCCGCGGTGCACAGCATGAAAGACATCCCCGCGGCCCGCCCGGCGGGGCTCGTCTGCTGCGCGGTGCTCGAGCGGGACTCGCCCGCCGATTTCCTGGTACACGAGTGCCCCCTCGATGCGGTCTCTGTCATCGGGTCGTCGAGCACCCGGCGCTGCGCCCAGCTCCTCCGCGACGCCCCGGCGCTTGAGGTGAAGCAGCTCCGCGGGAACGTCGATACCCGGTTACGGAAGCTCCGCGAGGGGCAGTACGACGCCATCGTGCTCGCGGAGGCGGGCCTCCAGCGCCTCGGGCTCACGCTGCCGGGAGAGCCCCTCCCCACCGACCGGTTCGTCCCGTCCCCGAACCAGGGAACCATCGCAGTCGTCTGCCGGGACGACCCGGCCGTCGCCGGCGCCTTCGCGGCGCTCGACCACGCGCCGACCCGCCTCGACGTCGAGATCGAGCGTGCCGTCATGGAGGAGGTCGGCGGCGGGTGCTTCACCCCGCAGGGGATCTACTGCCGGAACGGGAACCTGATCGCCGAGGTGCTTGCGCTCGACGGCTCCCGGTGGGAGCGGATCGAGCGGCACGTCGCGACCGTCGGCGAAGCCCGGGAGTGGGGGCGGGCGCTGCGCGTGCAGGCGGCCTCCCTGATTCGTGAGGCTCATGCGGCACTGGGGATAAAACCATGA
- a CDS encoding precorrin-2 dehydrogenase/sirohydrochlorin ferrochelatase family protein: protein MLDLTGRRVLIFGGGGVGARKAAFFEHEAEVTVISRSFSPDLDGLTVRRQEADLSDLSDEALGFLLAGAFLAVAATPDPSLNDRIGRLCAEAGVLFNNAAGEPGDVIIPSVVRGSRYLVAISTHGKSPAVSRYLRTRLEADYADLDKMIELQEEVRSMLRETEPAQAQRSRILWKILLDDEIRAALATDYGRARALAIERYLHA, encoded by the coding sequence ATGCTTGACCTGACGGGCAGGAGGGTGCTCATATTCGGCGGAGGCGGTGTCGGTGCCCGAAAGGCTGCGTTCTTTGAGCATGAGGCGGAGGTGACGGTGATCAGCCGTTCGTTCTCGCCGGATCTCGACGGTCTCACGGTCCGGCGGCAGGAAGCCGATCTTTCGGATCTTTCGGACGAGGCGCTCGGGTTTCTCCTCGCAGGTGCGTTCCTCGCGGTAGCCGCGACGCCGGACCCGAGCCTCAACGACCGTATCGGGAGGCTGTGCGCCGAGGCCGGCGTTCTCTTCAACAACGCCGCCGGCGAGCCCGGCGACGTCATCATCCCTTCGGTCGTCCGGGGCAGCCGCTATCTGGTCGCGATCAGCACCCACGGAAAGAGCCCCGCCGTATCGCGGTACCTCCGTACGAGGCTCGAGGCGGATTACGCAGACCTCGATAAGATGATCGAACTGCAGGAGGAGGTCCGCTCGATGCTCCGGGAGACCGAACCGGCGCAGGCACAGCGGTCCCGCATCCTCTGGAAGATCCTCTTGGACGACGAGATCCGGGCAGCGCTCGCCACCGATTACGGCCGGGCACGCGCACTGGCGATCGAGAGGTACCTGCATGCCTGA
- the hemA gene encoding glutamyl-tRNA reductase: MPELFTIPLALAGISHHAADIATLEAFRFPDEAAFLHEARERFRGVLLLQTCNRIEVLVQGDARSLEGFLQEKGRHGFTVIEGEAVPRHLLELAAGIDSLIVGEDQILGQLKQALAAAEEAGTCCSAIGLCIKKAVHAGVRVRRQTQINRGAVSVGSAAVTLAENLLGTLRDRHILVVGSGEMGVLVAQALAARGLTAIYVANRTYERAVMLADKIGGRAVNFKDLYRYIALSDVVISCTAAPHPVIRTEDIRAVMEERLWPLDTHPRHLILIDIAQPRDVEEGVRSIEGVHLFTIDDLRNVNDATMESRRSEADRARGIIDEEAEHFVRLLRRAAADETLALLYTWAESIRARERDRALARLRERDDRTAEVIDDLTHALTNKILSDVTTAIRACAECGDITTAEALMRAITRGEPCFQNEE; the protein is encoded by the coding sequence ATGCCTGAACTGTTCACCATCCCCCTCGCGCTTGCGGGGATCAGCCACCACGCCGCGGACATCGCCACGCTCGAGGCGTTCCGGTTCCCCGACGAGGCGGCGTTCCTCCATGAGGCGCGGGAACGGTTCCGGGGCGTGCTCCTGCTCCAGACCTGCAACCGCATCGAGGTGCTGGTGCAGGGCGACGCACGGAGTCTTGAAGGGTTCCTGCAGGAGAAGGGCAGGCACGGCTTTACGGTCATCGAGGGCGAGGCCGTGCCCCGCCACCTCCTGGAACTGGCCGCAGGCATCGACTCGCTGATCGTCGGGGAAGACCAGATCCTCGGGCAGCTCAAGCAGGCGCTCGCGGCCGCGGAGGAGGCAGGAACCTGCTGTAGCGCCATCGGGCTTTGCATCAAGAAGGCAGTGCACGCGGGAGTCCGTGTCCGGCGCCAGACGCAGATCAACCGGGGAGCGGTCTCGGTCGGCTCCGCAGCCGTGACGCTCGCGGAGAACCTCCTCGGCACCCTGCGCGACCGGCACATTCTGGTCGTCGGGAGCGGGGAGATGGGCGTTCTGGTGGCGCAGGCGCTCGCCGCCAGGGGTCTCACGGCCATCTACGTCGCCAACAGGACCTATGAGCGCGCCGTGATGCTCGCGGATAAGATCGGTGGACGCGCGGTCAATTTCAAGGATCTCTACCGTTACATCGCGCTCTCCGACGTCGTCATCTCCTGCACCGCCGCACCGCACCCGGTCATCCGGACGGAGGATATCCGGGCGGTGATGGAGGAGCGACTCTGGCCGCTCGATACTCACCCCCGCCACCTGATCCTCATCGACATCGCCCAGCCCCGCGATGTCGAGGAAGGGGTGCGGTCGATCGAAGGCGTGCACCTCTTCACCATCGACGACCTCAGAAACGTCAACGACGCAACCATGGAGTCCCGGAGGAGCGAGGCGGATCGCGCACGGGGGATCATCGACGAGGAGGCCGAACACTTCGTCCGGCTCCTCCGCCGGGCGGCGGCCGACGAGACGCTCGCACTCCTCTACACCTGGGCGGAGTCGATCCGGGCGCGTGAACGCGACCGGGCGCTCGCACGCCTGAGGGAGAGGGACGACCGCACGGCGGAGGTCATTGACGACCTGACGCATGCGCTCACCAATAAAATCCTCTCGGACGTGACGACGGCAATCCGTGCGTGTGCGGAGTGCGGCGATATAACAACGGCAGAAGCCCTGATGAGGGCGATTACCCGGGGAGAACCATGTTTCCAGAACGAAGAATGA
- the hemL gene encoding glutamate-1-semialdehyde 2,1-aminomutase → MKSSELFNRAKTLMPGGVSSPVRAIKPYPFYVERAAGSHLTTVDGADLIDCCLGYGPLILGHAHPEVREAIERQLEKGWLYGTPTPLELDLAGIITGDHPAVEMVRFVSSGSEATMAAIRLARGYTGKQDIIKIEGGFHGAHDAVLVKAGSGATTLGVPDSAGVLADLTAHTRQVPYNDTEALEALLAGNDDVAAFILEPVMGNVGPVLPDDGYLADVREITAAHDVLLILDEVITGYRAGIGGAEVLYDVKPDLATFGKIIGGGLPIGAFGGRCDIMELVAPAGPVYQAGTFSGNPASLAAGYATLRHLHDHPEIYRRLDDATRAIGEAAADAGKGTFVRIGSLFKHFFRDAAPRDYREVKECDTEAFSRFWKAMLEAGIFLPPSQFETNFLSAAHTTQDIKQIAEAYGSCLFA, encoded by the coding sequence ATGAAGAGCAGTGAACTCTTTAATCGTGCAAAAACCCTGATGCCGGGCGGGGTCAGCAGCCCGGTGCGGGCGATCAAGCCGTATCCGTTCTACGTGGAGCGCGCCGCGGGTTCGCACCTTACAACCGTCGACGGTGCCGACCTCATCGACTGCTGCCTCGGCTACGGCCCCCTCATCCTCGGGCACGCCCACCCGGAAGTCCGGGAGGCGATCGAGCGCCAGCTCGAGAAGGGGTGGCTCTACGGTACACCGACGCCGCTCGAGCTCGACCTTGCGGGCATCATCACCGGCGACCATCCTGCGGTCGAGATGGTCCGTTTCGTCTCGTCGGGCTCCGAAGCGACGATGGCCGCGATCCGGCTCGCCCGCGGCTACACGGGCAAGCAGGATATCATCAAGATCGAGGGCGGGTTCCACGGCGCCCACGACGCGGTCCTCGTCAAGGCCGGGTCGGGGGCGACGACCCTCGGGGTGCCCGACTCTGCGGGCGTCCTCGCAGATCTCACGGCGCACACCCGGCAGGTCCCCTACAACGATACGGAGGCGCTGGAAGCCCTCCTCGCCGGAAACGACGACGTCGCCGCGTTCATCCTCGAGCCGGTCATGGGGAACGTCGGCCCGGTCCTCCCCGATGACGGCTACCTCGCCGACGTCCGGGAGATCACCGCCGCCCACGACGTCCTCCTCATCCTCGACGAGGTGATCACCGGCTACCGGGCCGGGATCGGCGGCGCGGAGGTGCTCTACGATGTAAAGCCGGATCTCGCCACGTTCGGCAAGATCATCGGCGGCGGCCTCCCCATCGGGGCGTTTGGGGGGCGGTGCGATATCATGGAACTGGTCGCTCCCGCAGGACCCGTCTACCAGGCCGGCACGTTCAGCGGCAACCCGGCAAGCCTCGCGGCGGGGTACGCGACCCTCCGCCACCTTCACGACCACCCGGAGATCTACCGGCGGCTCGACGACGCTACGCGGGCGATCGGGGAGGCCGCCGCGGATGCGGGCAAGGGAACATTCGTCAGGATAGGCTCGCTCTTCAAGCACTTCTTCCGGGACGCGGCCCCGCGGGACTACCGTGAGGTCAAGGAGTGCGACACAGAGGCATTCTCGCGGTTCTGGAAGGCGATGCTCGAGGCCGGGATCTTCCTCCCGCCGTCGCAGTTCGAGACGAACTTCCTCTCGGCCGCACACACAACGCAGGACATCAAACAGATAGCGGAGGCATACGGATCATGTCTCTTCGCATAG
- a CDS encoding carbonic anhydrase, which produces MIDRFLEGNKHFLEEDFGKDPDHYGPLASSQHPEVLWIGCSDSRVNPERITGAKAGQIFVQRNIGNIVPVHDWNFATVLEYAVNHLKVGDIVVCGHSDCGAIKALDHESKDAYVPLWLNNAMEAKRRVDAKIQAPKNPEEEKNRLRLIELENVALQIEHLRTYPPVRAAEKEGRIQIHGLYFDLASGELKKIL; this is translated from the coding sequence ATGATCGACAGATTTCTTGAGGGTAACAAGCATTTCCTGGAAGAAGATTTCGGAAAAGATCCCGATCATTACGGCCCGCTTGCGTCAAGCCAGCACCCCGAGGTTCTCTGGATAGGGTGCTCCGACTCACGGGTGAATCCCGAGCGCATCACCGGCGCGAAGGCCGGGCAGATCTTCGTGCAGCGCAACATCGGCAACATCGTCCCGGTTCATGACTGGAACTTCGCGACCGTACTCGAGTACGCGGTCAATCATCTCAAGGTCGGGGATATCGTCGTCTGCGGGCATTCCGACTGCGGCGCCATAAAGGCGCTCGACCACGAGAGCAAGGATGCATACGTCCCGCTCTGGCTGAACAACGCGATGGAAGCGAAACGCCGCGTCGACGCAAAGATCCAGGCGCCGAAGAACCCCGAAGAAGAGAAGAACCGGCTGCGTCTCATCGAGCTCGAGAACGTCGCCCTGCAGATCGAGCACCTCCGCACCTACCCGCCGGTCAGGGCTGCGGAAAAAGAAGGACGGATACAGATTCACGGCCTGTACTTCGACCTTGCGAGCGGAGAGTTGAAGAAGATACTCTAA
- the hemB gene encoding porphobilinogen synthase, protein MFPERRMRRMRRRIIQPLLRETELRKTDLIAPVFVDESISAPLPVASMPGQFRHPTDDVADYCERLRAAGIRAVLLFGVPAAKDGEATEAYAADGVVQRAVRNIKERLPEIVVITDVCACEYTDHGHCGIVGETADGPDLLNDPSLELMAQIAVSHARSGADIVAPSCMLDGMVRAIRQALDAAGYQDVLIMSYSSKFASALYGPFRDAADSGFSFGDRTTYQICPGNAREAVMESELDMAEGADILMVKPAGAYLDILAAVTGFGLPVAAYQVSGEYAMIKAAAERGWLDERAVAIETLTAIKRAGADLIITYFAEDAARWLDEEQ, encoded by the coding sequence ATGTTTCCAGAACGAAGAATGAGACGGATGCGGCGGCGGATTATCCAGCCGCTCCTCCGCGAAACCGAACTGCGAAAGACCGACCTCATTGCGCCGGTCTTCGTGGACGAATCGATCAGTGCACCGCTTCCGGTCGCCTCGATGCCGGGGCAGTTCCGCCACCCGACGGACGACGTCGCCGACTATTGCGAGCGCCTCCGGGCTGCCGGCATCCGGGCGGTGCTCCTCTTCGGGGTTCCGGCCGCAAAGGACGGCGAGGCGACCGAAGCCTACGCGGCGGACGGCGTCGTCCAGCGTGCCGTCCGCAATATCAAGGAGCGGTTGCCGGAGATCGTCGTCATCACCGACGTCTGCGCCTGCGAGTACACCGACCACGGCCACTGTGGCATCGTGGGAGAGACCGCCGACGGCCCCGACCTCCTAAACGACCCCTCGCTCGAACTGATGGCGCAAATAGCCGTCTCCCACGCACGGAGCGGCGCCGATATCGTCGCGCCGTCGTGCATGCTCGACGGGATGGTTCGCGCGATCCGGCAGGCTCTCGACGCCGCCGGATACCAGGACGTCCTGATCATGTCCTACTCCTCGAAGTTCGCGAGCGCTCTCTACGGGCCGTTCCGCGACGCGGCGGACTCGGGGTTCAGTTTCGGCGACCGGACGACCTACCAGATCTGCCCGGGCAACGCACGGGAGGCGGTGATGGAGTCGGAGCTCGACATGGCCGAAGGGGCGGATATCCTGATGGTCAAGCCCGCGGGGGCCTACCTCGACATCCTCGCGGCCGTCACGGGGTTCGGACTGCCGGTCGCGGCCTACCAGGTCAGCGGTGAGTACGCGATGATCAAGGCCGCCGCAGAACGCGGGTGGCTGGACGAGCGGGCGGTCGCCATCGAGACCCTCACCGCCATCAAGCGTGCCGGGGCCGACCTGATCATCACCTACTTTGCAGAAGACGCGGCGAGGTGGCTCGATGAAGAGCAGTGA